In Theileria parva strain Muguga chromosome 4 map unlocalized ctg_529, whole genome shotgun sequence, one DNA window encodes the following:
- the PAH2 gene encoding LNS2 (Lipin/Ned1/Smp2) family protein has product MWEKLCNRVMTALDLNQATLSGSSDIICVKQKPSDRTLDQVADDGWVYKCTPFHVRFGKAKLLRSREKRVSVYVNGQLSTLSMKLGSAGEAYFREGVDYLDSLDPSTFSSRTDKDSSKRVVDYGYYACNSKTDFGEIGSNFDYEAALMPEKTGTETPNSADNNRENVSISVNLTPTSTTSVTDADQTVPFSKEYYRQYTVKPSPAPLLTTSPMKNDTVRNLASGDFALQFSLCGHLLTSNDHLLNENLFHANLVDFQRLSEDPKLWYHESLVACFDLKPPYYPIRIALPLIASWMVFNKPLSIDSIEKLLRTNLLIKNKRTPNKLQKQSNYSSRGRRITLRPTSQQLASLPLKYGQNKITFSVYSALQGVKSVHASVYLLPSDAKIVISDVDGTITKSNALGHIMPIIGRDWTHSGVAELFTKIRQHGYFVLYLSARAIGQADLTRDYLFGLTQNAREKLPKGPLFLSPDRLVSSLKREVITKSAYMFKIPCLRDIHSLFPQKHNPFYAGFGNNSSDHRAYVSVGVPESRVFIINPSGLISHVSNEDIKTYDNIVEIADSMFPKVTSEQVEQDEELYNSSQFWNFPVLKESKEF; this is encoded by the exons atgtGGGAGAAGCTTTGTAACAGAGTGATGACCGCCCTGGATTTAAACCAGGCGACTCTTTCAGGCTCATCTGACATTATATGTGTCAAGCAAAAACCTTCTGATAGAACTCTTGACCAAGTTGCTGATGACG GCTGGGTGTATAAATGTACACCTTTTCACGTTCGTTTCGGAAAGGCAAAGTTGTTAAGGAGCAGGGAGAAGCGAGTCTCGGTATATGTAAATGGTCAACTATCTACTCTATCAATGAAGCTTGGGTCTGCGGGAGAGGCTTATTTCAGGGAAGGAGTTGACTATTTAGATTCACTAGATCCCTCAACCTTCTCGTCAAGAACTGATAAAGACTCATCCAAAA GAGTTGTTGATTACGGATACTATGCTTGTAACAGTAAGACTGATTTTGGGGAGATTGGTTCAAACTTCGATTACGAAGCTGCCTTAATGCCTGAAAAAACAGGTACTGAGACTCCAAACTCAGCTGACAATAACCGAGAAAATGTCAGTATTAGCGTAAATCTGACTCCTACAAGCACCACAAGCGTAACAGACGCTGATCAGACTGTACCTTTCAGCAAGGAATACTATAGACAATACACTGTTAAACCCTCACCAGCACCTCTATTAACAACTTCACCCATGAAAAATG ATACGGTGAGAAATTTGGCATCTGGAGATTTCGCATTACAGTTCAGCCTCTGTGGTCATCTTCTAACCAGTAATGATCATCTGTTAAACGAGAATTTGTTTCATGCTAACTTAGTCGACTTTCAGAGGCTAAGCGAGGATCCAAAGTTGTGGTATCACGAGTCTCTAGTGGCTTGTTTTGACTTAAAGCCTCCATATTACCCTATCAGAATTGCACTTCCACTAATCGCCTCATGGATGGTGTTTAACAAGCCCCTTTCTATCGACTCAATTGAGAAGCTTCTGCGCACAAACTTGTtaattaagaataaaaGGACTCCAAATAAACTCCAAAAACAGTCAAATTATTCTTCAAGAG GTAGAAGAATAACACTAAGGCCAACATCTCAGCAGTTAGCAAGTTTGCCACTCAAGTATGGCCAGAACAAGATAACTTTTAGTGTGTACTCCGCACTCCAAGGAGTAAAGAGTGTTCATGCCAGTGTGTATCTTTTACCATCGGACGCCAAGATTGTGATTTCTGATGTTGACGGCACCATCACTAAGTCGAATGCTCTGGGTCACATCATGCCCATCATTGGCAGAGATTGGACCCACTCAGGAGTTGCAGAGTTATTCACCAAGATAAGGCAACACGGGTACTTTGTGCTCTATTTATCAGCCAGGGCAATTGGTCAGGCTGATTTAACTCGTGACTACCTGTTTGGTCTAACCCAGAATGCAAGGGAGAAGCTCCCTAAGGGTCCCCTTTTCCTTTCCCCAGACCGCTTAGTGTCTTCACTTAAACGAGAAGTTATCACCAAGAGCGCCTATATGTTCAAGATACCTTGCCTGAGAGATATCCACTCTCTATTCCCTCAGAAACATAACCCATTTTACGCCGGATTCGGCAATAACTCATCg GACCATAGGGCTTATGTATCTGTTGGAGTTCCTGAGAGTAGGGTCTTCATAATAAACCCTTCAGGACTTATTTCTCATGTTAGCAATGAGGATATAAAGACTTATGATAACATCGTCGAAATCGCAGATTCCATGTTTCCTAAAGTCACCTCCGAACAGGTTGAACAGGATGAGGAGCTGTACAACTCTAGCCAGTTTTGGAACTTCCCAGTACTCAAAGAGTCtaaagaattttaa
- the rpb6 gene encoding RNA polymerase Rpb6 family protein, producing the protein MGDLYMDEFGENFGIDEFAEEEEDFGDFEEYDQRRVSDVDIITDPAEFKTQVDSAHRITSPYLTKYEKARIIGTRALQISLNAPITIPIDGPSEATDDGFTTLGDFGDTQTTAIDPLIIAEKELYQKTVPFIVRRYLPNGSYEDWKIDELIID; encoded by the exons atgGGAGACCTTTATATGGACGAGTTCGGAGAAAATTTCGGCATTGACGAATTTGCCGAAGAGGAGGAGGACTTTGGTGATTTCGAGGAGTACGACCAACGCAGAGTTTCTGATGTCGATATCATCACTGACCCAGCTGAATTTAAGACTCAG gtTGATAGTGCCCATAGGATCACAAGTCCCTATTTAACGAAATATGAAAAAGCTAGGATAATTGGTACTAGGGCGCTTCAAATAAGTCTAAATGCGCCAATTACTATACCCATTGATGGCCCTTCAGAAGCCACAGATGATGGGTTTACAACGCTAGGTGACTTTGGAGATACACAGACAACAGCAATTGACCCCTTAATCATTGCTGAAAAGGAACTATATCAAAAAACAGTTCCTTTTATAGTAAGAAGATACCTTCCAAACGGAAGCTATGAGGACTGGAAAATCGACGAACTAATCATTGACTAA
- the PVA13 gene encoding MSP (Major sperm protein) domain protein, with protein MMRLLKITPSDTIEFPLLLYTPLTTVLKLENVSAEFVAFKIKTTTPKGYLVRPSTGVIRPGESQDVQIILQPLTEAPKVVNDRFLVQFVVVPNDDPVPKDLWTHVKNSIQDHRLSVGFLKENNVSVQSTGSQYGIPPKIAARLISPQSSNVDLPELRQKYDELVQYVLSVEKLKSNLLKENEQLRQKLQLNPGSKMSNKITLEVWHVPVLIILFVVLLKVFGHF; from the exons ATGATGCGTTTGCTCAAGATCACCCCCTCGGACACAATCGAGTTTCCTCTTCTCCTATATACTCCACTAACTACTGTTCTTAAGCTCGAGAACGTATCAGCGGAATTTGTGGCGTTTAAAATCAAGACTACAACTCCAAAGGGGTATTTGGTTAGGCCGAGTACAGGTGTTATAAGGCCCGGAGAAAGTCAAGATGTTCAAATCATACTTCAGCCTCTTACCGAGGCACCTAAGGTTGTAAATGATCGTTTTCTTGTGCAATTTGTAGTTGTACCAAACGATGATCCCGTACCAAAGGACCTTTGGACCCATGTCAAGAATAGTATCCAAGACCATAGATTATCCGTCGGTTTCCTCAAGGAGAATAACGTATCTGTACAATCCACGGGAAGCCAATATGGAATACCCCCAAAAATCGCTGCTAGACTTATCTCGCCCCAATCTTCGAATGTAGACCTACcag aGCTAAGGCAAAAGTATGATGAACTGGTTCAGTATGTATTATCAGTTGAGAAGTTAAAGAGTAATTTGCTGAAGGAGAACGAACAGCTAAGGCAAAAGCTGCAACTAAACCCAGGGAGTAAAATGAGCAATAAAATCACACTGGAAGTGTGGCACGTCCCAGTTCTGATCATACTATTTGTAGTATTACTCAAAGTATTCGGCCATTTCTAG
- a CDS encoding Polynucleotide 5'-hydroxyl-kinase NOL9, translating to MVHNNYQLTHTEARDRLIAFESSKLSPHSNNSNKLDLYDDECLYLLGLMAGESFLFNKSLRLKVIRGSAQVGGHIYRVMDSYRKFIVSPWDPSERLLSLCLDETHNCNSQTLEDPNSCKFCEDVLTQFHGGSCCQFVSTYNSLRASFMKGFGIEYENSLERSRKYTKYDQHIKFYKSQTGQDYDTIVMLTELSSCFGTVTVPEALDTVYPPKIISKQIFTVYEKFLGLCVSGNPVIMLHGDKSYGKSTLVAYTINYLLNFVSNVFLMDVDVGLPFLSAPGLITLTLISESVTTPSYNLVREAKPMISLLLGDIKVSNSPLFLTHVKKCFDLYEKSRRNVRAPLVINTFGWITGMGAQVLEAIASITKVEILVKLVNLPKDQALEISGHEDLKERLEKLNTLDGEYLQKPTQNHKIDTYPSFTDLVQKLGGSLPWDKTNREYYVSSFQNYLHLLKSFNFCANCKLQRFYGLTLKRELVHPSDTRWLRFCSYFNSGFSEALHFPQFRHEEFFGSVETYNFKQNVKFAEKFDPPIQIELDANKYTFVTQTDIIPSDYSQLVPMISGCLVGLCEGDSNEVFRRRIFHQWRFICYAYVHYMDTNNLTLLVSFPSNKSREKVKRSNIIVLCLSYGFEPLPSRLCPLNSYPTRSTPKLEHLNSEMYPFRRNEMLHMVGAYGAGTSAPTQRANLKRLHRE from the exons ATGGTTCACAATAATTACCAACTTACTCATACTGAGGCTAGGGATAGGCTTATTGCCTTTGAATCCTCTAAATTAAGCCCACACTCGAATAATTCTAAC AAATTAGACCTTTATGACGACGAGTGTCTTTATTTGCTCGGCCTCATGGCCGGAGAGTCttttttgtttaataagTCATTGAGGTTGAAGGTTATTAG AGGATCAGCCCAGGTTGGAGGTCACATCTATCGTGTAATGGACAGTTACCGGAAATTCATTGTATCACCATGGGATCCTTCAGAACGATTATTATCTTTGTGTTTGGATGAAACTCACAATTGTAATTCACAGACCCTTGAAGATCCTAATTCATGTAAATTTTGTGAGGATGTTCTAACACAATTCCACGGTGGTTCATGCTGTCAATTCGTTTCAACATACAACTCATTGAGGGCCTCTTTCAT GAAGGGATTTGGCATAGAGTATGAGAATAGTTTGGAAAGAAGTAGAAAATATACCAAATATGatcaacacattaaattttataaatcgCAAACTGGCCag gACTATGATACTATTGTAATGTTAACGGAACTTTCAAGCTGTTTTGGAACAGTAACAGTCCCAGAGGCACTAGATACGGTTTATCCAccaaaaattattagtaaacAAAT atTCACTGTTTATGAAAAGTTTCTTGGATTGTGTGTATCTGGGAACCCAGTAATTATGTTACACGGGGACAAAAGTTATGGAAAATCAACATTAGTTGCTTATACAATCAATTACTTGCTCAATTTCGTTTCTAAC GTGTTTCTGATGGATGTTGATGTTGGACTACCATTTTTATCAGCTCCAGGTTTAATCACACTTACACTG atatcGGAGAGTGTTACAACGCCTAGTTACAATTTGGTTAGAGAAGCCAAGCCCATGATTTCATTACTGTTGGGAG ATATTAAAGTATCAAACTCGCCTCTGTTCTTAACGCATGTTAAAAAATGCTTTGACCTCTATGAGAAGAGTAGAAGGAACGTAAGAGCTCCATTGGtcattaacacatttggATGGATTACCGGAATGG gTGCACAAGTGTTGGAAGCAATAGCGTCAATAACAAAAGTTGAGATACTGGTTAAACTTGTAAACTTACCAAAGGATCAA GCACTTGAGATTAGTGGTCATGAGGACTTGAAGGAAAGGTTAGAAAAACTTAACACTTTAGATGGTGAATATCTACAAAAGCCGACACAAAATCATAAAATTGACACGTATCCATCATTCACTGATCTGGTACAAAAACTAGGAGGAAGTTTGCCTTGGGATAAGACTAACAGGGAGTACTATGTTTCATCATTCCAGAACTATTTACACCTCCTCAAAAGCTTTAATTTCTGTGCAAACTGTAAACTACAGCGATTCTATGGACTCACAct TAAGAGAGAATTGGTGCACCCGTCGGATACAAGATGGCTTAGATTTTGCTCCTATTTCAATAGTGGATTCTCAGAAGCACTTCATTTTCCGCAGTTTAGACACGAGGAGTTCTTCGGAAGTGTGGAGACCTATAACTTTAAACAAAACGTGAAATTTGCAGAAAAGTTTGATCCCCCGATACAAATTGAACTTGACGCGAAcaaatacacatttgttaCACAAACCGACATTATCCCATCAGATTACTCGCAG TTGGTTCCAATGATAAGTGGTTGCCTTGTGGGATTGTGTGAGGGGGATTCAAACGAGGTTTTTAGAAGACGTATTTTCCACCAATGGAGGTTTATATGCTATGCGTATGTCCATTACATGGACACGAACAATCTCACA TTGCTGGTATCATTTCCAAGTAATAAATCAAGGGAAAAGGTAAAAAGAAGTAACATTATAGTGTTGTG TTTGTCGTACGGATTTGAACCTCTGCCTAGCAGGTTGTGCCCACTCAACAGTTATCCGACGAGAAGTACACCAAAACTGGAACATTTAAACTCTGAG ATGTACCCCTTCAGAAGAAATGAAATGTTACATATGGTAGGAGCGTATGGAGCAGGAACATCAGCTCCTACCCAAAGAGCTAATCTTAAAAGATTACACagagaataa
- the TPI gene encoding Triosephosphate isomerase: MSNRRKWLGGNWKCNGSKQSISDLLAHFNNLKSKHNNLDVVLFPPSLYVEHTRNVLKTGVFELGVQNVSQSKSGAFTGELSLPMFSDFGLKWSLVGHSERRQLFNEDNFDVRAKVKMLQDNGVNAVVCFGETLSEREQGQTVNVLKRQLNAFVKDVKDWDKVVLAYEPVWAIGTGKVATVEQVNQAHKFVREHVRGLAGAVADKVRVVYGGSVNEKNCHELAKCNDVDGFLVGGTSLKKEFLDVLKSLEQ, from the exons atgtcGAATAGAAGAAAGTGGTTGGGAGGAAATTGGAAATGCAATGGATCTAAGCAATCCATATCCGATCTTTTAGCACACTTTAATAATCTTAAAAGTAAACATAACAATCTAG ATGTCGTGCTATTTCCGCCTTCTCTGTATGTAGAACATACTAGAAATGTGTTGAAGACCGGTGTTTTTGAGCTTGGTGTACAGAATGTTTCACAGTCAAAGTCTGGAGCCTTTACCGGAGAGTTGAGCTTACCTATGTTTAGTGATTTCGGCCTAAAATGGTCACTTGTTGGTCACTCTGAACGTAGACAACTCTTTAACGAGGATAACTTTGACGTGCGTGCAAAAGTTAAGATGCTCCAAGACAACGGTGTAAATGCAGTCGTTTGTTTCGGTGAAACATTGTCCGAACGCGAACAAGGCCAAACAGTAAATGTCCTAAAGAGACAACTCAACGCCTTTGTAAAGGATGTTAAGGACTGGGACAAAGTAGTACTGGCCTATGAACCTGTTTGGGCTATCGGCACTGGTAAAGTTGCCACTGTTGAACAAGTTAACCAAGCACACAAG ttTGTGAGAGAACATGTCAGGGGATTAGCTGGAGCTGTCGCCGACAAGGTCAGAGTAGTTTATGGCGGATCAGTCAACGAGAAAAACTGTCATGAACTTGCAAAGTGCAACGATGTTGACGGATTTCTAGTTGGAGGAACTTCACTTAAGAAGGAATTTTTAGATGTGTTAAAATCGCTAGAACAATAA
- the CWC2 gene encoding Pre-mRNA-splicing factor CWC2: MESSKRSNENDESQTKVKRRETEHGSVLTGYGSIDAINNIIQFQIQSGHISGESVDSLQLEKQVNNTRVPLNQTYIPVESVEEEPEYVTEEDFRLDRIKELLSKPARVQVKDYANSCYVEGNQTYNIWYNKWAGERNCDYVNGRTSLAPAMYTCDPELDSGYTRANSKHSVDDSGTKFICLFFAKGCCSQGSKCNYLHRVPILEDEYFLDTSVDIFGRERFSKHRDDMTGVGSFNSSCKVLFIGDITADVSTCNPVEDLKIELAKKIEKYVPLQELNVIINKGVAFATFESRVYAEFVKVALSSQPMGVYSTALNVKWAHDIQKTQKKDKKDVKNFGELVRKHEDQLRNFQENYLSDPNFVTSLINNHAGTVNPSVKGESYSKRKEKMDQILTTVENVNDDQFNVNI, translated from the exons atggaaTCTTCTAAGAGATCTAACGAAAATGACGAATCGCAGActaaag TTAAAAGGAGAGAAACTGAACATGGTTCAGTTCTAACTGGATACGGCTCAATTGATGCCataaacaatataatacaatttcAAATACAATCAGGGCACATTAGCGGAGAATCAGTAGACTCTCTACAGCTTGAGAAACAAGTAAATAACACTAGAGTCCCTCTGAACCAGACTTATATCCCCGTAGAGTCAGTTGAAGAGGAGCCAGAATATGTTACTGAAGAAGATTTTAGGCTTGATAGAATAAAGGAGTTGTTATCTAAGCCAGCACGCGTTCAGGTTAAGGATTATGCAAATTCATGCTACGTTGAGGGTAATCAGACGTATAACATTTGGTATAATAAATGGGCTGGGGAACGCAACTGTGACTACGTGAATGGACGAACCAGCCTAGCCCCTGCCATGTACACTTGTGACCCTGAACTTGACTCAGGCTATACAAGAGCTAACTCAAAGCACTCAGTGGATGATTCAGGCACCAAATTTATCTGCCTTTTTTTCGCCAAGGGCTGCTGCAGTCAGGGCAGCAAGTGCAACTATTTACACCGTGTACCCATACTCGAGGATGAATATTTTCTTGATACATCCGTTGATATATTCGGCCGTGAACGTTTCAGTAAACACAGAGACGATATGACTGGAGTTGGAAGCTTTAATAGTAGCTGtaaagtattatttataggTGACATAACTGCGGACGTATCCACCTGTAACCCTGTGgaagatttaaaaattgaacTCGCAAAGAAGATTGAAAAATATGTCCCGCTTCAGGAACTAAATGTCATAATTAACAAAGGAGTTGCATTTGCTACCTTTGAATCAAGAGTATATGCAGAATTTGTCAAGGTTGCTTTATCTAGCCAACCAATGGGAGTTTACAGCACTGCTCTTAACGTGAAATGGGCTCATGATATACAGAAAACACAGAAGAAAGACAAGAAAGATGTAAAGAACTTCGGAGAACTGGTTAGAAAACATGAAGACCAGCTGAGGAACTTCCAGGAGAACTACCTTTCAGATCCCAATTTTGTTACTAGTCTAATTAATAATCATGCTGGAACTGTAAATCCCTCTGTCAAGGGAGAAAGCT